Within Candidatus Chlorohelix allophototropha, the genomic segment GTGATCAAGAGCAGATGACCAGAGCTTTTGAGATGCTCTGCGCCGAAACCGGTCCAATACCCATCGGCATAGCCAAGCGCAGCACCCAACTATCGCTGGCATTGGGCGAAAAGTTGCTCAGCTTGCACATGAAAGATAACAGCAAAGCCAAAGCCATCACCGAAACGCTCAGCCTGTCGTATCATCATCACGGCTACCCGCTCGGACGCACCGATGCTGAAAAGGTAGGGCTTCCGGTTAAGAAACCGTCTGATGAGATTGACCATTTGATGTGGGAAATCTGGGAAAATTTTCAAGCAGAAATGTTATGCGATACAGCCTTTAACCCACTAGAAATCGTTTTAAACAGCCGTTCCGCTGAAATCCTACTAGCGCCCACCCCACAGGTGTTTGTGCCGCTAAATCTGCCGCCAAGCCTTGCTAATGCCGCGTTACAACACATCTTGCAAACAATCACTGTTCAGGATGTGTTGCCGGTGGATTACGAGCTTTTGCTATCCACAATGGAAAGTATCCGTTGTCGCAGCGAGAACCGGGTCAAGGGTAAAATTTTAGCAACCCGTATGCCTGACCTCAATATCAGAATAAATCTGGTACAAACTTCGCAGGGCTGGACATATTTTAAAAACTAGGGTATATAAATAGTGAGAAGGTATTTTGTGGAGGTGATTGCCGATGTATTTGAAAGTGTCCTTTAATAATAATCAGCCATTTAAATTCACGGGCCCGTTTAGGTTTTCTACAACAGACCAAACCTTACGCGGTGTTATTGATTATAATAATACCGAAACTATTACAGCCTTTGATTATGGCAATACGCTTGAGTACAAGGGTAACAATTATGGATATTCCAGAATCCATCTTCAGGATGAAGAAGAAAGCAACCCGTCTCAAGAGTAAGATTTTCTGCTAGAATAGCATCAGTAATGCTCGGTTTACCACCGGGCATTTTTTAACACACCGCTTCGTAAACACTATCGAGGTATGCAATTTTGTCTTCAGAGCGCAAATCCGACCTAGACTCTAAAGGTCGCCGCCTGACCCTTGCCCCCACCGGACTGGCACAATACCTGAGCTTGGATAGCTGCGATCGCTATCTGCGCTTTTACCTGTACAAAGGCGAAACCGAAGCCCTTGCCAAACGCCTTTCCC encodes:
- a CDS encoding SDH family Clp fold serine proteinase codes for the protein MGYTERLEIYHKIEQARSRPLITYVTSIRPNVNAYIAGDAISELIKQINLIPLKETAVDFLVISNGGDAIAAARIISLLRERFEKIAVLIPYVAYSAATLLAMGADEIIMHPYSNLGPVDPQLTVIRKSGDGNIDSINYGAEDLRNYFNFVRQDVGISDQEQMTRAFEMLCAETGPIPIGIAKRSTQLSLALGEKLLSLHMKDNSKAKAITETLSLSYHHHGYPLGRTDAEKVGLPVKKPSDEIDHLMWEIWENFQAEMLCDTAFNPLEIVLNSRSAEILLAPTPQVFVPLNLPPSLANAALQHILQTITVQDVLPVDYELLLSTMESIRCRSENRVKGKILATRMPDLNIRINLVQTSQGWTYFKN